One region of Citrus sinensis cultivar Valencia sweet orange chromosome 6, DVS_A1.0, whole genome shotgun sequence genomic DNA includes:
- the LOC102624425 gene encoding uncharacterized protein LOC102624425 yields MRDLKRLQQGAPPGDDDIMLWNAIIVGLGGTLFDGGIFKLTLKFTKEYPVKPPVVPFVSGMFHRNVFGDGSICLDITYKT; encoded by the exons ATGAGGGATCTCAAGAGGCTTCAACAGGGTGCACCTCCTGGTGATGACGATATTATGCTTTGGAACGCTATTATTGTTGG CCTTGGTGGGACTCTTTTTGACGGAG GTATATTTAAGTTGACTCTTAAGTTTACTAAGGAATATCCTGTCAAGCCTCCTGTGGTTCCATTTGTTTCCGGAATGTTCCACCGTAACG TTTTTGGAGATGGAAGCATCTGTTTGGATATAACATATAAGACTTGA
- the LOC102626217 gene encoding uncharacterized protein LOC102626217 isoform X2 — protein MCSVSNSSSSKPKRVWIWTESKQVMTAAVERGWNTFVFLSENQQLAIDWSTIALLDPLFIKEGEVYDSGDRRVGSIIEVSTPQELQQLQPADGQAENIVIDLPDWQVIPAENIVASFQGSGKTVFAISKTPSEAQIFLEALEQGLGGIVLKVEDVKAVLALKEYFDGRNEVSNLLSLMKATVTRVDVAGMGDRVCVDLCSLMRPGEGLLVGSFARGLFLVHSECLESNYIASRPFRVNAGPVHAYVLVPGGKTCYLSELKSGKEVIVVDQKGRQRTAVVGRVKIESRPLILVEAKTNSGDQTLYGIILQNAETVALVSPCKGTGEQEKAIPVTSLKVGDEVLLRVQGAARHTGIEIQEFIVEN, from the exons ATGTGTTCTGTTTCTAACTCATCATCTTCTAAACCGAAGAGGGTGTGGATATGGACGGAGAGCAAGCAAGTGATGACTGCTGCAGTTGAGAGAGGATGGAacacttttgttttcttgtctGAAAATCAACAACTTGCAATAGATTGGTCAA CAATTGCGTTGTTAGATCCTCTGTTCATTAAAGAGGGTGAGGTTTATGATAGTGGAGACAGAAGGGTTGGCTCCATTATTGAGGTTTCAACTCCACAAGAGTTACAGCAGCTTCAACCGGCAGATGGGCAAGCCGAAAATATTGTCATTGATTTGCCGGACTGGCAG GTTATACCTGCTGAAAATATTGTTGCATCATTTCAAGGCAGTGGCAAAACAGTGTTTGCCATCTCAAAGACTCCTTCTGAAGCACAAATTTTTCTTGAG GCCTTGGAGCAAGGTCTGGGTGGAATCGTTCTGAAAGTTGAGGATGTTAAAGCTGTTCTTGCGCTCAAG GAATATTTTGATGGAAGAAATGAAGTAAGCAATCTCCTTAGCTTGATGAAAGCCACTGTAACTCGAGTTGATGTAGCTGGAATGGGTGACCGAGTTTGTGTGGACCTTTGTAGCCTTATGAGACCTGGTGAAGGACTCCTA GTTGGATCCTTTGCTAGAGGACTATTCCTCGTTCATTCAGAATGCTTGGAGTCAAATTACATTGCCAGCAGGCCTTTTCGAGTTAATGCG GGGCCAGTGCATGCCTATGTACTTGTCCCAGGAGGAAAGACTTGCTATCTTTCAGAGTTGAAATCAGGCAAAGAGGTGATTGTGGTTGATCAAAAAGGGCGGCAGCGAACGGCAGTAGTTGGCCGTGTGAAGATAGAGTCTAGACCTCTTATACTTGTAGAGGCAAAG ACTAATTCAGGTGATCAAACTCTTTACGGCATCATCCTACAGAATGCAGAAACAGTAGCCTTGGTTAGTCCCTGCAAAG GAACTGGAGAGCAGGAAAAAGCAATCCCTGTGACATCACTGAAAGTTGGCGATGAAGTATTGCTAAGAGTACAAGGAGCAGCCCGGCATACTGGAATAGAAATTCAAGAATTCATTGTTGAGAATTGA
- the LOC107177585 gene encoding uncharacterized protein LOC107177585, with amino-acid sequence MALPKRQNNNIIVPLSIFCLLSFTTSTDSAGNTQNTEQNWVNHGGDLYNRRYANKEKKISPATVSKLNLKWKFYAGCDISVTPAIFNNTLYFPSWNGYLYAVKAADGSLIWKQNLQNLTGISNPGFTLNVNSTVSRSTPTVAGNLLIFGLWGPAVVVAVRRSNGKLVWKTMLDDHARSFITMSGTYYKEAYYVGTSSIEEGLTFELCCTFQGSLAKLDAKTGRILWQTFMLPDNFGKLNEYAGAAIWGSSPSIDPIRNHVYIATGNLYSVPLHIRQCQEENNQTTPTSPDKCIEPENHSNSLLALDLDTGKIVWYKQLGGYDVWFGACNWQLNPNCPPGPSPDADFGEAPMMLSMYLNKVKHDIVVAVQKSGFAWALDRDNGSLIWSIEAGPGGLGGGAMWGAATDERRIYSNIANSQHKNFTLKPSKNSTIAGGWVAMDASNGNVLWSTADPSNGTAPGPVTVANGVLFGGSTYRQGPIYAMDVKTGKILWSYHTGATIYGGASVSNGCIYMGNGYKVTVGFGNKNFTSGTSLYAFCV; translated from the exons ATGGCGCTTCCTAAACGCCAGAACAATAATATTATCGTTCCTCTAAGCATCTTCTGTTTACTCTCCTTCACAACTTCCACAGATTCTGCT GGCAACACACAAAATACTGAACAAAATTGGGTAAATCATGGAGGAGATTTATACAACAGGAGATATGCAAACAAGGAGAAAAAGATCAGTCCAGCAACTGTCTCCAAGCTAAATTTAAAGTGGAAGTTCTATGCAGGATGTGACATTAGTGTAACTCCAGCAATTTTCAACAACACCCTTTACTTTCCAAGCTGGAATGGCTACCTCTATGCAGTTAAAGCAGCTGATGGATCTCTTATTTGGAAGCAGAACTTACAAAACTTGACAGGGATTAGCAACCCTGGTTTCACTCTCAATGTCAACTCAACAGTGTCAAGATCAACACCAACAGTTGCTGGAAATTTGCTTATTTTTGGACTCTGGGGACCTGCCGTTGTAGTTGCTGTGAGAAGATCAAATGGGAAGCTTGTTTGGAAGACCATGCTCGATGATCATGCACGAAGTTTTATAACCATGTCTGGAACTTATTACAAAGA GGCTTACTATGTTGGAACATCATCAATAGAAGAAGGCCTAACCTTCGAGCTATGCTGCACTTTCCAGGGCAGTCTAGCCAAATTAGATGCCAAGACCGGCAGGATCCTGTGGCAAACCTTCATGCTGCCGGACAATTTTGGCAAGCTTAACGAATATGCTGGAGCAGCCATTTGGGGAAGCAGTCCGTCAATTGACCCCATTAGAAACCATGTTTACATTGCCACAGGGAACCTCTATTCAGTTCCACTGCATATACGCCAATGCcaagaagaaaacaatcaAACAACACCAACAAGTCCAGACAAGTGTATCGAACCTGAAAATCACTCAAATTCTCTCCTGGCACTTGATTTAGACACTGGAAAAATTGTGTGGTATAAGCAGTTGGGGGGATATGATGTGTGGTTTGGTGCCTGTAACTGGCAATTGAATCCAAATTGCCCACCTGGACCTAGCCCTGATGCTGATTTTGGAGAGGCGCCAATGATGTTGAGCATGTATCTAAATAAAGTGAAGCATGatattgttgttgctgttcAGAAAAGCGGCTTTGCTTGGGCTCTAGATCGTGATAATGGCAGCCTCATTTGGTCTATT GAGGCTGGACCGGGAGGCCTAGGTGGCGGGGCAATGTGGGGTGCGGCCACAGATGAGAGAAGAATCTACTCCAACATTGCCAACAGCCAACACAAAAACTTCACTCTCAAGCCATCCAAGAACTCCACTATTGCTGGTGGATGGGTGGCGATGGATGCTAGCAATGGAAATGTCCTATGGTCTACAGCTGATCCTAGCAATGGTACTGCCCCCGGACCAGTTACTGTCGCCAATGGTGTCCTGTTTGGCGGATCTACATACCGACAAGGACCAATCTATGCAATGGATGTCAAGACAGGAAAAATCTTGTGGTCGTATCATACTGGAGCAACGATTTATGGTGGTGCTTCAGTAAGCAATGGATGCATCTATATGGGTAATGGGTACAAGGTTACTGTCGGATTTGGTAACAAGAACTTCACTTCTGGAACCTCACTATATGCTTTCTGTGTCTAA
- the LOC102625637 gene encoding uncharacterized protein LOC102625637 — MARLYLSLCFVALVAIGFIVNGSVADEDKKNECDKNNSEEVKFYELKKGDFSVKFTNWGATIVSVFLPDKDGKVDDVVLGYDSVDDYKNDTTYFGSVVGRVANRIGGAQFTLDGTHYKLVANEKSNMLHGGPKGFSDVIWKVKTYENEGPTPKIVFSYHSTDGEEGFPGDLDVTVSYSLTGEKELSVKMKAKARNKATPVNLAQHSYWNLGGHNSGDILSQEVQIFASSYTPVDDQLIPTGKIETVEGTPYDFLQPHAIGSSIDKLPVGYDINYVLDKDDSSKKMRKVAIVHDKKSGRVMELLADQPGVQYYTGGQIKEVRGKGGFVYKKHAGLCLETQAFPDSVNHPNFPNTIVYPGEKYKHHMLYKFSTKS; from the exons ATGGCGAGACTCTATTTGTCTTTGTGTTTTGTCGCTTTAGTTGCTATCGGGTTCATTGTTAATGGCTCTGTAGCTGATGAGGATAAGAAGAATGAATGTGACAAAAACAATTCTGAGGAggttaaattttatgaactcAAGAAAGGAGATTTCTCCGTTAAGTTTACCAACTGGGGTGCCACTATTGTTTCTGTTTTTCTCCCTGACAAGGATG GTAAGGTAGATGACGTTGTACTTGGATATGATTCAGTCGATGATTACAag AATGATACAACCTATTTCGGTTCTGTTGTTGGACGGGTTGCTAACAGAATCGGAGGCGCTCAATTTACTTTAGATGGAACCCATTATAAACTGGTTGCTAATGAAAAGTCAAACATGCTTCATG GTGGCCCGAAAGGCTTTAGTGATGTAATCTGGAAAGTAAAGACCTACGAGAATGAAGGTCCTACTCCTAAGATTGTCTTCTCCTATCATAGCACTGATGGTGAAGAAG GATTCCCTGGTGATCTCGATGTCACTGTGAGTTACTCTCTCACCGGCGAGAAGGAACTAAGTGTAAAAATGAAAGCCAAGGCTAGAAACAAGGCTACTCCAGTAAATCTGGCTCAACACTCATACTGGAACCTAGGTGGTCACAACAGTGGCGATATCCTTTCTCAAGAAGTCCAGATTTTTGCTTCCAGCTATACACCTGTTGATGACCAGCTAATTCCCACCGGGAAGATTGAGACCGTTGAAGGAACTCCCTATGATTTCCTCCAGCCTCACGCAATTGGCAGTAGCATCGACAAGCTTCCTGTTGGCTATGACATTAACTATGTGCTTGATAAGGATGATTCCAGCAAAAAAATGAGGAAGGTAGCAATCGTGCACGATAAGAAGTCAGGAAGAGTGATGGAGCTGTTGGCAGATCAACCTGGTGTGCAATATTACACTGGTGGCCAAATTAAGGAAGTGAGGGGGAAAGGTGGCTTCGTGTATAAGAAACATGCAGGGCTGTGTCTGGAGACTCAAGCCTTCCCCGATTCAGTAAATCACCCTAATTTTCCTAATACCATTGTGTATCCTGGAGAGAAATACAAGCATCATATGCTGTATAAATTTTCCACCAAGTCATAG
- the LOC102626217 gene encoding uncharacterized protein LOC102626217 isoform X3, translated as MALLLSSSFVSSTQLPFSTFNTDKWNTGRVNKNSYCFTMCSVSNSSSSKPKRVWIWTESKQVMTAAVERGWNTFVFLSENQQLAIDWSTIALLDPLFIKEGEVYDSGDRRVGSIIEVSTPQELQQLQPADGQAENIVIDLPDWQVIPAENIVASFQGSGKTVFAISKTPSEAQIFLEALEQGLGGIVLKVEDVKAVLALKEYFDGRNEVSNLLSLMKATVTRVDVAGMGDRVCVDLCSLMRPGEGLLVGSFARGLFLVHSECLESNYIASRPFRVNAGPVHAYVLVPGGKTCYLSELKSGKEVIVVDQKGRQRTAVVGRVKIESRPLILVEAKVIKLFTASSYRMQKQ; from the exons ATGGCTCTGCTGCTGTCGTCTTCATTTGTAAGCTCCACACAGCTTCCTTTCTCCACTTTCAACACAG ATAAATGGAATACTGGCAGAGTTAACAAAAACAGTTACTGTTTTACAATGTGTTCTGTTTCTAACTCATCATCTTCTAAACCGAAGAGGGTGTGGATATGGACGGAGAGCAAGCAAGTGATGACTGCTGCAGTTGAGAGAGGATGGAacacttttgttttcttgtctGAAAATCAACAACTTGCAATAGATTGGTCAA CAATTGCGTTGTTAGATCCTCTGTTCATTAAAGAGGGTGAGGTTTATGATAGTGGAGACAGAAGGGTTGGCTCCATTATTGAGGTTTCAACTCCACAAGAGTTACAGCAGCTTCAACCGGCAGATGGGCAAGCCGAAAATATTGTCATTGATTTGCCGGACTGGCAG GTTATACCTGCTGAAAATATTGTTGCATCATTTCAAGGCAGTGGCAAAACAGTGTTTGCCATCTCAAAGACTCCTTCTGAAGCACAAATTTTTCTTGAG GCCTTGGAGCAAGGTCTGGGTGGAATCGTTCTGAAAGTTGAGGATGTTAAAGCTGTTCTTGCGCTCAAG GAATATTTTGATGGAAGAAATGAAGTAAGCAATCTCCTTAGCTTGATGAAAGCCACTGTAACTCGAGTTGATGTAGCTGGAATGGGTGACCGAGTTTGTGTGGACCTTTGTAGCCTTATGAGACCTGGTGAAGGACTCCTA GTTGGATCCTTTGCTAGAGGACTATTCCTCGTTCATTCAGAATGCTTGGAGTCAAATTACATTGCCAGCAGGCCTTTTCGAGTTAATGCG GGGCCAGTGCATGCCTATGTACTTGTCCCAGGAGGAAAGACTTGCTATCTTTCAGAGTTGAAATCAGGCAAAGAGGTGATTGTGGTTGATCAAAAAGGGCGGCAGCGAACGGCAGTAGTTGGCCGTGTGAAGATAGAGTCTAGACCTCTTATACTTGTAGAGGCAAAG GTGATCAAACTCTTTACGGCATCATCCTACAGAATGCAGAAACAGTAG
- the LOC102625926 gene encoding uncharacterized protein LOC102625926, with the protein MRSSLVLCFVVLVAFGFVVHGSVASNAVGVYDLKKGNFSVKLTNWGATLISVVLPDKNGKLIDVALGYDSVNDYKNDSSYIGATVGRVANRIGGAQFTLDGIHYKLVANEGKNMLHGGKIGFSDVVWKVEKYQNEGHAPHIIFAYRSYDGEQGFPGDLSVTVGYTLVGDKQLRVTMKAKALNKATPVNLAQHTYWNLGGHNSGDILSEEIQIFASYFTPVDSQLIPTGHIVSVKGTPYDFLKPHIVGSRIDKLPHGYDINYVLEAGSGNKMKKVAVVHDKKSGIVMKLTTNQPGVQFYTANSLKNVKGKGGFVYQPHAALCLETQAFPDSVNHPNFPSTIVNPGETYKHHMVFKFSTSAPHY; encoded by the exons atgaggaGTTCTCTGGTGCTGTGTTTTGTCGTGTTAGTTGCTTTTGGGTTTGTTGTTCATGGTTCTGTAGCTAGTAATGCCGTTGGAGTTTATGATCTCAAGAAGGGAAATTTCTCTGTGAAGCTCACTAACTGGGGTGCCACTCTTATTTCTGTTGTTCTTCCCGACAAGAATG GAAAGCTGATTGATGTTGCCCTTGGATATGATTCAGTCAATGACTACAAG AATGATTCATCTTACATTGGAGCAACTGTTGGACGGGTTGCTAATAGAATCGGAGGTGCCCAATTTACCTTGGACGGAATCCATTATAAGCTAGTTGCCAATGAAGGCAAAAACATGCTTCACG GTGGCAAAATAGGCTTTAGTGATGTTGTTTGGAAAGTCGAGAAGTATCAGAATGAAGGCCATGCTCCTCACATTATCTTTGCCTACCGCAGCTATGATGGCGAACAAG GATTCCCTGGGGATCTCTCTGTCACTGTGGGCTACACTCTTGTTGGAGACAAGCAGCTGAGAGTAACAATGAAAGCCAAAGCTCTAAACAAAGCTACTCCGGTAAATCTAGCACAACACACATACTGGAATCTAGGTGGACACAACAGTGGTGATATCCTGTCCGAAGAAATCCAGATTTTTGCTTCTTACTTCACTCCAGTAGATAGCCAATTGATTCCCACCGGACACATTGTGTCTGTGAAAGGAACTCCCTATGATTTCCTCAAGCCTCACATCGTTGGCAGCAGAATCGACAAGCTTCCTCATGGTTATGACATTAACTATGTGCTTGAAGCCGGCTCTggaaacaaaatgaagaaggTAGCAGTTGTACACGATAAGAAATCCGGAATAGTGATGAAGCTGACGACGAATCAACCTGGTGTGCAGTTTTACACGGCTAACTCTTTGAAGAATGTGAAGGGAAAAGGTGGTTTTGTGTATCAACCTCATGCGGCACTTTGCCTTGAGACTCAAGCTTTCCCTGATTCAGTGAATCACCCCAACTTTCCTTCAACTATAGTAAATCCAGGGGAGACTTACAAGCATCATATGGTGTTTAAGTTTTCAACTTCTGCTCCACATTATTAG
- the LOC102627175 gene encoding anthranilate N-methyltransferase-like, whose protein sequence is MASLTETETSPKMNTEEEAYAKAMQLTTSIALPMSIRGAIELGIFEVIAKAGEGAKLSASEIAARIQSKNQDAPVMLDRILRVLATHSVLDCSVFCGVLVYSLALVSKYFVPNQDGVAPLNALAAFMNDKVFLDSWYQLKDAIVEGGVPFDRVHGMNAFEYPKVDPRFNEVFNTANNSKTCLDIKKILEAYKGFDHIKQLVDVGGNLGITLKSIISKYPHIMGINFDLPHVVQHAQNDPGVEHIGGDMFQSVPKGDAIFMKSILHAWSDEHCLKLLKNCYESISKEDGKLIVVEAVLPELPENSATSKANSQIDVFMLTHSPRGKVRTKHEFINLATAAGFSGIRFLCFVCNSWVMEFYK, encoded by the exons ATGGCTTCTTTAACGGAAACCGAAACCTCACCCAAAATGAATACAGAAGAAGAGGCATATGCAAAAGCCATGCAACTGACAACAAGCATAGCGCTACCAATGAGCATCCGAGGAGCAATAGAGCTTGGCATTTTTGAGGTTATAGCCAAAGCCGGTGAAGGAGCCAAACTTTCCGCTTCAGAGATTGCTGCCCGAATCCAGTCCAAAAACCAAGATGCCCCCGTGATGCTTGACAGAATCCTGAGGGTTCTTGCCACCCACTCTGTGCTTGATTGCTCTGTTTTTTGTGGAGTGCTGGTTTACAGCCTCGCTCTGGTATCCAAATACTTCGTGCCTAATCAAGATGGTGTGGCGCCATTGAATGCCTTGGCAGCCTTCATGAATGACAAGGTTTTCTTGGATTCCTG GTATCAACTGAAAGATGCTATCGTTGAAGGGGGAGTTCCATTTGATCGAGTTCATGGAATGAACGCATTTGAATACCCGAAAGTTGACCCCAGGTTCAATGAAGTTTTCAACACAgcaaataatagtaaaacctgtctagatataaaaaaaatcctagAGGCTTACAAGGGTTTCGATCACATCAAGCAGCTAGTCGACGTTGGTGGCAATCTTGGCATTACTCTCAAGTCTATCATATCCAAATATCCCCATATTATGGGCATCAATTTCGACTTGCCTCATGTTGTACAACATGCCCAAAACGATCCTG GGGTGGAACATATAGGGGGAGATATGTTCCAAAGTGTTCCGAAAGGTGATGCCATTTTTATGAAG TCGATCCTACACGCTTGGAGCGATGAACATTGCTTGAAGTTGCTGAAGAATTGCTACGAAAGTATTAGTAAGGAAGACggtaaattaattgttgtgGAGGCAGTACTTCCAGAATTGCCAGAGAATAGCGCTACATCAAAAGCAAATTCCCAAATTGATGTGTTTATGTTAACTCATTCTCCCAGAGGAAAGGTGCGAACCAAACATGAATTCATCAACCTGGCAACTGCAgctggatttagtggcattaGATTCCTATGCTTTGTCTGTAACTCCTGGGTCATGGAGTTCTATAAATAG
- the LOC102626217 gene encoding uncharacterized protein LOC102626217 isoform X1 produces the protein MALLLSSSFVSSTQLPFSTFNTDKWNTGRVNKNSYCFTMCSVSNSSSSKPKRVWIWTESKQVMTAAVERGWNTFVFLSENQQLAIDWSTIALLDPLFIKEGEVYDSGDRRVGSIIEVSTPQELQQLQPADGQAENIVIDLPDWQVIPAENIVASFQGSGKTVFAISKTPSEAQIFLEALEQGLGGIVLKVEDVKAVLALKEYFDGRNEVSNLLSLMKATVTRVDVAGMGDRVCVDLCSLMRPGEGLLVGSFARGLFLVHSECLESNYIASRPFRVNAGPVHAYVLVPGGKTCYLSELKSGKEVIVVDQKGRQRTAVVGRVKIESRPLILVEAKTNSGDQTLYGIILQNAETVALVSPCKGTGEQEKAIPVTSLKVGDEVLLRVQGAARHTGIEIQEFIVEN, from the exons ATGGCTCTGCTGCTGTCGTCTTCATTTGTAAGCTCCACACAGCTTCCTTTCTCCACTTTCAACACAG ATAAATGGAATACTGGCAGAGTTAACAAAAACAGTTACTGTTTTACAATGTGTTCTGTTTCTAACTCATCATCTTCTAAACCGAAGAGGGTGTGGATATGGACGGAGAGCAAGCAAGTGATGACTGCTGCAGTTGAGAGAGGATGGAacacttttgttttcttgtctGAAAATCAACAACTTGCAATAGATTGGTCAA CAATTGCGTTGTTAGATCCTCTGTTCATTAAAGAGGGTGAGGTTTATGATAGTGGAGACAGAAGGGTTGGCTCCATTATTGAGGTTTCAACTCCACAAGAGTTACAGCAGCTTCAACCGGCAGATGGGCAAGCCGAAAATATTGTCATTGATTTGCCGGACTGGCAG GTTATACCTGCTGAAAATATTGTTGCATCATTTCAAGGCAGTGGCAAAACAGTGTTTGCCATCTCAAAGACTCCTTCTGAAGCACAAATTTTTCTTGAG GCCTTGGAGCAAGGTCTGGGTGGAATCGTTCTGAAAGTTGAGGATGTTAAAGCTGTTCTTGCGCTCAAG GAATATTTTGATGGAAGAAATGAAGTAAGCAATCTCCTTAGCTTGATGAAAGCCACTGTAACTCGAGTTGATGTAGCTGGAATGGGTGACCGAGTTTGTGTGGACCTTTGTAGCCTTATGAGACCTGGTGAAGGACTCCTA GTTGGATCCTTTGCTAGAGGACTATTCCTCGTTCATTCAGAATGCTTGGAGTCAAATTACATTGCCAGCAGGCCTTTTCGAGTTAATGCG GGGCCAGTGCATGCCTATGTACTTGTCCCAGGAGGAAAGACTTGCTATCTTTCAGAGTTGAAATCAGGCAAAGAGGTGATTGTGGTTGATCAAAAAGGGCGGCAGCGAACGGCAGTAGTTGGCCGTGTGAAGATAGAGTCTAGACCTCTTATACTTGTAGAGGCAAAG ACTAATTCAGGTGATCAAACTCTTTACGGCATCATCCTACAGAATGCAGAAACAGTAGCCTTGGTTAGTCCCTGCAAAG GAACTGGAGAGCAGGAAAAAGCAATCCCTGTGACATCACTGAAAGTTGGCGATGAAGTATTGCTAAGAGTACAAGGAGCAGCCCGGCATACTGGAATAGAAATTCAAGAATTCATTGTTGAGAATTGA